A region from the Macrobrachium nipponense isolate FS-2020 chromosome 47, ASM1510439v2, whole genome shotgun sequence genome encodes:
- the LOC135204431 gene encoding uncharacterized protein LOC135204431, whose protein sequence is MARRIETIHSACKRCSSVVAVGIIIYVFFSSEVVINKGKLLSRIYQYAGDIDTDTDLTVISVDTRRRLAKLVAEVQNEIDILSGKDPKIQGQWSVKLAAVAGELDPRLLSSQNQEHFSSRTLNMNPASQVVDKERSVCSEIYLGPHHGFPFYQQGMEQEDCVSVPKISSVLTAVLPAVTWKPGTVEFVVKQIRKLYDISIIAVVSEGEKVDSEIQNVTVLEADESYDEGKTMNRITELVETPLVFMGISLSHFSNQSSLERLVRVLDDLENVRVVGGAGRDSAGHWNHGCLQQRMAMYEARYVSGYYYSRHECMYCDDLLVPFVTYKQLLVDLPFSKDLTGPALFRDWFARVTLKGHLIMACPDVMFFMSSHVAMNYASWSVMAKKWLLEKIHSYDDEIYNFDCDDLGITCMNNRQAIERHLLPKCCRTLVLEFLAEIDDFAKKNDIYYELLAGSALSAVKMGSILPWDFDADVLVDCTDFHKWEESESEFASCMFFKQTKTYLTILCSSFFVDVLCYRSNWTSLQYLPSEYQNVPTTIKYSGRDFTVSANPGLYNRNKYGIDVLKHAGHWTTIERTSEGNLRGGYRRPGVWNPCKIPEFHSCLDHYPGDGSLPFLEPFLFI, encoded by the exons ATGGCGAGGAGAATCGAGACCATTCACTCTGCCTGCAAGAGATGCTCCTCTGTGGTAGCGGTCGGCATCATAATCTACGTCTTCTTTTCAAGCGAGGTGGTTATCAACAAGGGAAAGTTGCTCTCCAGAA TATATCAATATGCTGGTGATATCGACACAGACACAGACCTCACAGTCATCTCTGTAGACACAAGAAGAAGACTGGCAAAGCTTGTGGCAGAGGTCCAGAATGAAATCGACATTTTATCAG GTAAAGACCCAAAGATTCAAGGTCAGTGGTCGGTGAAACTGGCGGCTGTCGCCGGAGAACTGGACCCCAGGTTGCTCTCATCGCAAAATCAGGAACATTTTTCATCGCGAACTCTGAACATGAATCCTGCTTCCCAAGTGGTCGACAAGGAACGGAGTGTTTGCAGTGAGATCTATTTGGGCCCCCACCATGGCTTCCCTTTTTACCAGCAGGGGATGGAACAAGAGGACTGCGTTTCTGTCCCAAAAATCAGCTCAGTTTTGACTGCAGTTCTCCCAGCGGTCACTTGGAAACCAGGCACGGTTGAGTTTGTTGTGAAGCAAATTAGAAAGTTGTATGATATATCAATCATCGCAGTCGTTTCAGAAGGTGAAAAGGTTGACTCAGAAATCCAAAATGTTACGGTGTTAGAGGCTGATGAAAGTTATGATGAGGGTAAGACCATGAACAGAATAACTGAGTTGGTGGAAACGCCGTTGGTATTCATGGGTATATCGCTGTCTCACTTCAGCAACCAGTCATCTCTGGAACGTCTCGTTCGGGTGCTTGACGATTTGGAAAACGTGAGAGTGGTTGGCGGGGCAGGAAGAGATTCTGCAGGTCACTGGAATCATGGCTGCCTTCAGCAGCGTATGGCCATGTACGAAGCGCGCTACGTCTCTGGCTACTATTATTCCAGACATGAGTGCATGTACTGCGACGATCTTCTGGTTCCCTTCGTTACTTACAAACAACTGCTGGTGGACCTCCCGTTTTCCAAAGACTTAACTGGTCCCGCTTTATTTCGTGACTGGTTCGCCAGAGTGACTTTGAAGGGCCATTTGATCATGGCGTGCCCAGACGTGATGTTTTTCATGAGCAGTCACGTCGCCATGAATTATGCCAGTTGGTCTGTGATGGCCAAGAAATGGCTTTTAGAAAAAATTCATAGCTATGACGATGAGATATATAATTTTGATTGCGATGATCTCGGCATCACTTGCATGAACAATAGACAAGCAATCGAAAGACACCTTCTCCCAAAATGCTGCAGAACTCTCGTGTTGGAATTCCTCGCAGAAATCGACGACTTTGCTAAGAAAAATGACATTTACTATGAACTGCTCGCTGGGTCAGCTTTAAGTGCCGTCAAAATGGGGAGTATTCTTCCTTGGGATTTTGATGCAGACGTCCTCGTCGACTGCACTGATTTCCATAAGTGGGAGGAATCCGAAAGCGAATTTGCTTCCTGTATGTTCTTCAAGCAAACCAAGACATATCTGACGATATTATGCTCTTCGTTTTTTGTAGACGTTTTGTGTTACAGGTCCAACTGGACATCATTGCAGTATCTTCCATCAGAATATCAAAATGTACCGACCACCATCAAGTATTCAGGGAGGGATTTTACGGTGAGTGCTAATCCTGGTCTATACAACAGGAATAAATATGGAATAGATGTTCTTAAGCATGCAGGACACTGGACTACGATAGAGAGAACAAGTGAAGGTAACCTTAGAGGGGGTTACCGTCGTCCAGGGGTCTGGAATCCGTGTAAAATACCAGAATTTCATTCGTGTCTTGATCATTACCCGGGGGATGGGAGCCTCCCTTTCCTAGAaccatttttattcatatga